CTTAAATTACTCTGGTGTGAATGGCCACAATAATGAGAATATActttgaattctagtttcatgtgAGATCTCAGTGgaatctttctttttgtttgactttttattaaaataaaataattactagcACACCAGGAAACACCCTCCCTCTCATGTCTTCTTACTGGTCATTAACTCCTCCCTCACTTTTGACTCCATAGATTAATTTTGACTGATGTTGAACTTTATGTAAACTGGAATAATATAGCATATACTCTTTGTGCTGCTTTTATTCTGTGTTCGAGATTCATCTTTACTGCGTGTAGTTGAGTTTGTTCATCTCATTGTATAGTACTAATAAGGATCTTCCTTCCATCTGCATCTTTTTTAACAAAGGCTGTGCTGGGATGTATCTTTGTGGAAGAGATTAAGATAtaaaggttttatattttatttacttccccAAAGCTTAAGTTGTAATGGTATTTGGGAGTAGTCAAAGGACCTTTTGAGTTACAGTGATTCTTTGAAAACTTAACTATTGCCACATTCTTTTACCAGGatgaaaatgatgatgatgatgactggAACCCCTGCAAAGCAGCAGGGGTATGCCTCATGcttctggccacctgctgtgaaGATGACATTGTCCCGCACGTCCTCCCCTTCATTAAAGAACACATCAAGAACCCTGATTGGCGGTACCGGGATGCGGCTGTGCTGGCTTTCGGCTCTATCTTGGAAGGACCAGAGCCCAATCAGCTCAAACCACTAGTTATACAGGTGAAGCTGAGGGAATTTGGGGGTGAAAAGTGGGATATTTATTGTTTATGTAAATTTTACTTGAAAGtatgcctttattttaaaaacaaagttgaaaataGTCATCCACAAAGGTTACTTTTAGCTGTTTGTTGTCAATGAAGTATAAAATAGATCTTTATAAACttgtttaaaaattacaaaaatcatatgacttgattttattttatttttcttttaaattttttagggggaaggtaattaggtttgcttatttatttaatttttagaggaggtactggggattgaacccagggcctcatgcactctaagcatgcactctaccatttgagctatacactcccccccCCCTAAAAATTGTATGACttgaaaaattcagaaaaggccaaaaagaaaaagtcacCTTTATCCCACTGACCAGGGATAACATTCATAACTTTTGGTATTTatcctttaagatttttttctgtgtgcgtgtatgtgcAACAGGATGGCAATCTTACTGTGCAAATAGTCTTATGACTTgttttttcactaaatactatATCATAAACATTTCCCTTGAGTTTTTAATGATGTGATTATTCTGTCCTTAGAACAAATTGACATTTATGTAATGAAAGATCTTATGGAAGTGTTGTATTAATTTTGCTATTATAAGTAATACAGGAGTACATTATAATTGAGTTTAGTGCATATAGAACTCAGCCTTTCAAGAATAGCCAAATGTTGTCACAGCTGCATCGTGGGATCTCTGCCTGAGTAATTCAGTAAAGATTGCTGGAAGTATTCATATCGAACTCTTAATAAAACTCTGTACTGAGGTTGGTGAAGAGAGGAGGACTTTTTCACTTTTCACTTcacttaattttattatattgttGGATATTTGATAAGCATGTCTTATAAAATGACAAACCATCAGTGTTTCCTCTTTTGAGGTATCAGTCAACGGAACTTTAATCTTTGCTTTACTTTGCTAATAACTGTTGTATTTTCAGGCTATGCCCACCTTAGTAGAATTAATGAAAGACCCCAGTGTAGTTGTTCGAGATACAACTGCGTGGACTGTGGGCAGAATCTGTGAACTGCTCCCTGAAGCTGCCATCAATGATGTCTACTTGACTCCCCTGCTGCAGTGTCTGATTGAGGGCCTCAGTGCTGAACCCAGAGTGGCTTCAAATGTGTGCTGGGTGAGGCATTTTCTTCCTAGTGAGATGAGGAGCTTGGCGAAGCCATTGGCAAGGAAGTAGGAGGTGTGGGAGAGAAATGGGTCTACCTCACTTGAAGGCTTTTTCTGAATAGCATCTCCTTTGTAATTTCTTCAATTAAAATGTGGGGGAGATGTGAACTGCATGACCCAGTGGGAGCTGTTGACTCATGGTGACTGGTTCCTGAACCATTTAGAACAGTCATGCTAACCCAGTGGGAAAACTATCTggacttgttttttctttttttctgcagtTGCTTGGGGACAAGAAATTTTGATTAAGGTAGAGAGTTGCTGGCTACAAAAAGTATCATTGCTGAGAAGGGGGCAAGAGGGAAGGAAGGTAGGCGGCCCAAGTGCTGCGTCAGTATAGGCTGAATGTAGTTCATTAGGTACCTTTGGGGGTGTGAGGGAGGAAGTTCAAATAAGGAAGAAGGAGTGGGGTAAAAGGCTTTCTGTGACTGGAAAGAGAAGGAATGAAGTGACAGGCATTTGTGGTAGGTGAAAATACTCTGCTGCTTAGAGAGTTGTGAGCAGATTATTAGGCAGGAgaaacagtatatataaaaatacatacatgcctacatttatttaattttaaggatACCTGTAGATGTTTTGAGATGACCCTGATAGGAAAAACTGAGGATTCACTACCATTGGTTTATTCTTAGATCAGCTGGAAAGGAACACTGCCTGAGGTAACTTAAAGAAACATGAAGTAATCATGGACTAGGGTTCTTTTCAGAACTAATTAATATTAACTCTGTCTGGGTTTTTAAGGCTTTCTCCAGTCTGGCTGAAGCTGCTTACGAAGCTGCAGACGTAGCTGATGATCAGGAAGAACCAGCTACCTATTGCTTATCGTCTTCTTTTGAACTCATAGTTCAGAAGCTCCTGGAGACCACAGACAGGTAACTGATACCACACAGAAATGAGTGGTATCTTTGGATTCAACTCCCTTTGCCCTCTGTGTGGGTGCTATCTAACCAAATCACAGAAACATTACAgtaagagaaattaaaagaatcCTATCATAGATTgtttaaatgagagaaaagaaagaagtgaaacTTTGTCTACCTTAGAATGTACACTTTACAATTAAAGTCAGAAAATAGCCTCATTACTTACAGAGCGTAATCAATCTAGAGAGGTCCCTTCATTTTGTAGTGTCTGCAGTTAATGGGAATATTTGATTATGGTATAAGACAAATATTAGCTCTCATAAATTTAGTTGCCACGTGAGATTATTAACCACCCTTTATGATATTAGGTGAAGAACTTGGCATTAAGTAcaattgttttataaatgagcTTTGGAAATACGGTTTTAAGGGGTTATTAGTTGGGGACAACCTttaattattttggttttgtGTAATCTGTACCTAAAGCCATGCTCAAAAGAAACCATTAGGAAGAGGGCTGGGTATAAATTCCTCCATGCTTAACTAGTTCATTTCCATCTCTATTCAAGATCGTGTATAAAGGCAGCTCTTGCTGATATATGAAGAAAATTGAGGTAGTTTTTTCATAGCTATAAGTGTATCCTCTCTAGTTGTCCACATCGGTTcttcagcatttaaaaatttatttttcctgtatAATTTCCACCCATTTCTAAAAGGGCAGTTCTAAAGTTTAACCAGGTCTGGAAACCATAATGAACATAATCATTGGCTCAGAGATTGAAAATTGGTTCCTGGCTGTATTGTGTTTGCTAGATGCAAATCAGGTTGGCAACCGTGTATCTGTTTCTGGGTTATTTTCAGTGAGACAGTGTCTACTTTATAACAACTTCTGTCCTTTCTCAGTTAAGGCTGTAAGAATTTTACTGTGTTCCTTACAGACCTGATGGACACCAGAACAACCTGAGGAGTTCTGCATATGAATCTCTAATGGAAATTGTGAAAAACAGTGCCAAGGATTGTTACCCTGCAGTTCAGAAAACGACTCTGGTCATCATGGAACGACTGCAGCAGGTGCTCCAGATGGAGGTGAGACTGAGGGCGTTCCTGGCCATTGGTGGGAAGGGTGTGAGTACTTCTAACACAGAGCTCTATTTTCaaggttgttctttttttttttttttttggtgtttacaTATACATGTTCTTGGAAAGATACAAGACTTATACAAAAAAATGTTGCAACTTAAAATTGTATTGCTTGATACAGTTTACTCATACATGTgttacacatgtatgtatacagTAAACATGTATAAGTTTTTTACTTACTTTCTACATTAGCACCAGTAAAGATTATTTAATAGTCCTTTCaaatccagcaaaaatggaagaaCTGAGGGAGTTTAGAGCCCTTTCAGAAGGTGTTCATTCAGATTATGATCTTCTTTCCTTGTAGTCTCACATCCAGAGCACATCAGATAGGATCCAGTTCAACGACCTTCAGTCTTTACTTTGCGCAACTCTTCAGGTATGATGGTGCCTTATCGTTTAATAGCTCCAGGGAAGAGACTCATCTTGGGATGACAAGTTCATGTACACACAGAACTGTAAAGATGATGGTACAGATGTTGATGGTCTTAAGCTTTCTCAAAAGGTCTTGGTCCGATTGATTAAGAGAGTAGTTtcccattttccattcttgtctgTCCATAAAAGTTCCAATTTGTCTTTTGCACAATGTAGAGAAGGAAACTACTGCATTTGTGATGGTCCTCCCAGCTATGCAGCTGTTTTGTGTCGGTGACTTTTAGTCTTTGGTTTTTATTTGGTTGTCTTGAGTGTTGCCCAGTCAGATTTAGTTCCTGGCTTTGGTTCACTTGGCTGACAATATAGCCTTGTGTTTTTACCATCATCTTTTGAAGCAATTGCTGTTGGATGCTTGATTATAGTTTACATCATTTATAGTACCTGGTGTCCACAATAGATTTTTCAGAGGAGAGACTGGGAAAATTAAAGTAAATGTTACTCCTCACTCGTGACTAGAGTCATCATATGGCTGAGGAGCAATTCCCTTTTTTACCCAAGAACAGGAAAATCTGGTAACTTGTCTATCAGTTAGATGGGTACTAGATTTTAGAACTGAGTGATGCAAACTAGGTTATCTTACCTATGACTCCCTTCTCTTTTTCACtctaaacttaaattttaaaatatgttgaaagATCTTTTTTAATTCAGCAGAGAAAATATAGGAATGATCCAGTAATATTGGTTGAAACAAATTAAAAGGGTTGGGAAAAGTCAGGTTGGCTTCAGTTTATCTAGATCTTTTCTTGACCATCATCTGTAAATGGGTTAAGCTATAGGAAGGgttgctttttttgtttaaagTAAGAACTCTGGTATGACATGTCCTTTAAAGCTAACGTAATTTAACTGCCATCCCAGTATGACTAGAATATGAAGGCAACTGATGGGAATTCATCAGACATAAATGAAATGCAGAGGAGATGACTTTCTGCACCATGGAAGATGATCTCGTGTCTATTCGGAATTGGGAAGTAGATGGGATATTCAGATGTATGTTTTGTTGCAGATAATTTGCATTGTCAAAGCTTTTGAGCAGAAAAAagccttttcaaaaaaaaaattctagggaCTTATAGTTgatcgaaaaaaaaaaagaggtatggTATTCTAATTGGAGTGTTGGAATCAACAGATTCTGAACTCTTATTCATTTCACAGAATGTTCTCCGGAAAGTGCAACATCAAGATGCTTTGCAGATTTCTGATGTGGTCATGGCCTCCCTGTTAAGAATGTTCCAAAGCACAGCTGGGTCTGGGGGAGTGCAAGAGGATGCCCTCATGGCAGTTAGCACACTGGTGGAAGGTCAGTGAGCTGATATTGGGCAGGGAATGTCTTTAGAATGCAAGAATATCAATGGCCATGAAGAATTTTTGACTGCAGAAAGCTTAGCTCTATCATCTCATTTGTTGGCATAGTGAGTCTGTTCAGAGTTGGATTAAACATAGTGCAAATTTGTGTACAACTGCCTTGCCACTCTCCTTGATGTGAGTGGGGAACCAATTTGCAGCGCAGATTGGCAGCCCTTTTGGGAAGGGGGGTACTGTTATCTACCTCATATTCATCaggttccttttttccctaaagtcTACTTGCTTTATTGAGGCTTGGCTCCTGTAAAGGTTGGAGGAAgcagtggttttcttttcttttcttttctggcaCTTGCTGCCTTCTGGTTTGGATTGTAATACTTTGGATTCAGGTAGACACATTACAGTGCCTTGACATGGAATGTAATGAAACATTGAGTTCTAGGAATGAATTGATTTCTGGTTATTATATGTCTGTTTATGCAAAATTGCTTTGGGGAAGCTGTATGTGACTTAAGACTCCTTGAAAGCccattaaaagcattttaaagacCACTTCAGAAACCCAGAATGCTTCAGTAGTAAGTAGTCTGTGGGGTGCATTATTAAGGCCATTACCTGAGGACCAGACCCATTTCTAGCATAAAGAGCATATATCCAACTGGTCTGGCAACATGTGATCATCCTGGCAGGGCACAGAAGTTGATTTTGGTTCCTGGAGTGGCTGATTGGGATATGAAACCCAGACAGCTGTTCTTGACTGCTTTGTTAAGTAAGTCCTTGATGGAATTGCCTGGAGACCCTGTTTTAAAGCTGGCTTCCAGAGAGGACATAACTATAGTCAGACGAAGAGGTAGACAAGAGGCAATATTGCTAGCTCAGCCAATTCATATTAACCATGACATTCTTTGAGGGCCATACCACTTGGTGGATTCAGCCAGAGTGAAATCCCACTCTGGAGATTTGGCAGTATCTCTAGGGTATGAGTTGGGCCCCTCCAGCAGTTGTGATTTTGGCTTATCTAAGGCAGCCATAGTATCTTCGTGATAGAATCAGTAATTAATTCACTCTACCCAACCTCTTGAGTGAAGTGCATATATTTTTGGGAGGGAGAGCTAGCGTGGTTGTTTTTGCTCACTTCTGGGATATCCAGTGGTGCTAATAGTTTGTTTCTTTACAGTGTTGGGTGGTGAATTCCTAAAGTATATGGAGGCCTTTAAACCCTTTCTGGGCATTGGATTGAAAAATTATGCTGAGTACCAGGTAGGCTgtgcttttcaaaataatacatttatattcCCATTTATACCTTGTAGTCATTGTGGTACAAAAGTCAGGAAGGATCCTGTAGGCTAAGTAATTCTTCACTATGTTATCATCCCAAGGGTTGAGCTACTTTCTTTGTTGCCCTGACTGTCTGAGAAGCAGTCAGTAGAAAAACAGGGTATTAGATGCACCAGAGTAGCACCCTaagaagagttttttgttttattttattttcagtaaaccACCCTTCCACCACCATCCCTAGTGAATattcttttctgtcctttcttactAAGGATATTTTAGATAGTCCTAGTTCTCTTCCTGCCATTTTGGTTGTTAAAATGAACTAATCTCAGAGAGGAAGAGTCTTTTCTTCTGTGACACTAGATTCAAGTGGTAAAGGATCAGCAGCTAGGTAAAAATTATGCCTTACCCCTGCAGGGAGCCTTTTCTGCTTGAGAGATCATTTCTTTGATTCTCTGCAGGTTTGTTTGGCAGCTGTGGGCTTAGTTGGAGACTTATGCCGTGCCCTGCAATCTAACATCTTACCTTTCTGTGATGAGGTGATGCAGCTCCTACTGGAGAACTTGGGGGTGAGTGTCTATACACACAATCTAATTTAccagtatttgaagaaatcattagTTGAAAAGATGGTTAAACATCGAGATCTGTGACAGGGAGCTGTAAGTTCCAGAATGTTGGCTGTGAGCTTATGAGgggaattgttcattttcacaagatGATTCTAACCTAAAGATGTAGAATTAATTAAAGGAATGCATGCTCGAAGCATGGAAGTTGAAGAGGGCAGGTTGGGGACCAGTAAAGTACAAAGGAAAAGTAAATACATAATCCTTCTATCTAGAGATAACTACtgctaatttttgtgtatgtccTTAAGGTCTACAAACTACTAAACATATGAGTAGTTGCTTATTGTTAAAAGTGCTTTTTGACTCTTTGTACAGAACTAATTTTGACTTATTAATttgcttttccccctttttccttATCAGAATGAAAACGTCCACAGGTCTGTGAAGCCGCAGATTCTGTCAGTGTTTGGTGACATTGCCCTTGCTATTGGTGGagagtttaaaaaatacctagaaGTTGTATTGAATACGCTTCAACAGGCCTCCCAGGCCCAGGTGGACAAGGTAAGCTCAAAGCTGTCTTTTAAGTCCAGCCCTGATTAGAGGAAGCAGGACTTTTGACAAACATACAACTAAAGGCAATCAGTATGATGGAGGTTCTATTCTTTGTCTCTTATAGTCGGACTATGACATGGTGGATTATCTGAACGAGCTTCGGGAAGGCTGCTTGGAAGCCTATACTGGAATTGTCCAGGGATTGAAGGGAGACCAGGAGAACGTACACCGTTGAGTATACAACCCAGTTGACTTAGTCCAGTGTGCGCTTAGCCAAATGGGCTGTGTGTTTCAGTAAACTAGCACCTGTGGCTtaaaagaagggggaaaggaggaatGGTGCCCTAATGAAGGGAGTAGCTTTGGGGGAGGATATAGACTTCATTATTTCTGCTCCCCACTTCCTGAGCTACCTTGTCTCACATTTTTTGAGCATTGCAAGGGATGGGATCTAGCAAGGCTGTTGGTGCTGGTTGCATCTGTACCAACCCTGAGTAAGCCAGTGCCGCCACACcactgccctcccacccccaactagTGTATCTGAATTAAATGATTGGGGGACCAGATTTCCTCTGTCACCTGATGTTTCTGTTACTGATTGGGGAAGTGTTTGTACTTCACCCCTTTGGTAACAGGCTTAGAGGAAAGGTTTCATTTGTTCCTTCTTAGTATGTATGCTTGTAAGAAGAGGAATATCTGCCTCTTCTGTTGACTTGAAGAATGACATCTTAATCTGATGAAGAATAATTTGATATAACTACATGGAACTAGTTCTCCAGCCTGAAGCCTACCTGATGGGGATAAAGTATTTGGAAATTTTGAAACAGGATGTATTCCTGCCAACTGTGGGACAACTTCATCAgaccttctctttcttttatagCGGATGTGATGCTGGTACAACCCAGAGTAGAATTTATCCTGTCTTTCATTGACCACATTGCTGGAGATGAGGATCATACAGATGGAGTAGTAGCTTGTGCTGCTGGACTGATAGGGTAGGTTATACCTTGCTTCCAATAGCTGAGTAGAACTTCTCACGGACAATGGGAAGACATGTAAAGAATTTTGAGAGTGGCCTGGGTGGTAATTACCCACCTCTTTGGCGCAGAAGGGACTTCTTTCTTTAATAGAACCCATGATATCCTATTTTGAGTTCTCAGATGAGAATTCATTCCAGACTTTAGCTCTAATCTCATTTGAGACCCTCCAGATTTCTAATTTCTCCCCATCAAACTATGAAGAGAGCTCTCAGGGGTTAGAAACAGCATCAGATCTATGTCCATCCCATATTCCGATGTTGGTCAATAAATTGCCTGCTTAGCTGAGGTTCTCTACTGAGGGTCTCTGAGGCATCATTAGAAGACAGAACGTTGCTCTTAAGGAGCTTAAAGACGTGGATTCTAGTTCTCATTTTACCATGAATTAGCTGGGGAACCTTGGGTAAATCATTCTACTTctttagattttttctttttttttttccatctgttgaGGGTAGATGTTAGATTTACTTATCTTTAAAAtctcttccagcttttaaaaaGTAGGTGAGTACTAAAAAACCTATAGCTAGCTTAGCACTGGCTTGGAAGATTCAAAACATGATCTTGGTTTAGGGCCAGGAGCTCATTTTCAGGTGTGTTTATTTTGCACAGGGACTTGTGTACAGCATTTGGGAAGGATGTACTGAAATTAGTAGAAGCTAGGCCAATGATCCATGAACTGTTAACTGAAGGACGGAGATCGAAGACTAACAAAGCAAAAACCCTTGCTACATGGGCAACAAAAgaactgaggaaactgaagaacCAAGCTTGGTAAGAGCTTGTCTCCACTGCCCTCTTTCTTCTACTTCCTTGGGGAGGAGGTACATTGTCTTTAGACTCTTCTGACAAGGGCTTTCTTTTGGTGTTTTGTCTGGTATACTTCCCCATGTGAGTGCTTCTGAGCCAGGCCTTTGTCCCTCAGCCTTGTATTTGTGGAAGGGTCAGGCAACCAATCTTTGAGCCAAGTATTTGGCTCCTCATGGTGATGAAGAACAGAACTTACATAACTAGAATTCCCTGAAGTCCCCAAATCATTTTGGGCTCTTAATAAAATCATCGATAATGGTATTTTCCCATAATTCTCTTCCTGCTTTCCATTTCCTTCttcatgttcttttctttctttgctgcaGTGCTTTTAGACATTGCCTTGCTCTACAGAAGATAGCCAGAGTCAGAGCTGTCTGGCCTCtgctttgaaatttaattttagtttattttcctgttaacacacCCAGTTATCTTCTACCACTGATCTCAGTAAAACTGGCTGTTTTGAGTTTTATCTTTTTAGTTTCCCTTCCACCCTTCTGTAGGTGCTAATGAGAGCAAGTAGATGGCacataggaaaagaagaaaaataatcagtCCTTAAAAAGTTGACCACTTCAGTTCAGGCCTGTGAGCACTTAGTGTAGGGATCAGAGAGGTGTTTGGCTCTGCTGGCTACATGGAATCTCAAAGATTGACcttttttccatctgtttttagATCTGTTACCATTGGGATGATAACCTGAGACCCCCACTGGAAATCTCCAATCTTTTGAAAAACCCGGAAGTGAGGAGTGTGCACGGATGCTGAATGTTTGGGAATGAGAGGATGAGTGAGTGAGGCTTGAAAACACACCACATTGAAAATCCTGCCACAGCAGCAGCTGCAGCGCCAACAGCAGTGCTGTTAGTGAGCTAAGTAAGCACTGACTTCGTAGAAAACCATAACGTCGGCCatcttggaaaagagaaaaatggtggATTTacttgcttaaaaaaagaaagctctctCTTCCCAGGAGAGGCTAGAACTAGCTTTTCTGTCTTTTGGCCGGTGCAGAGTGGAATGTCTAgtttgggagaggaggagggactgGGTTCAGCTGTGGTGCTTTGTTGTAAAAGGCAGCCTGGCCTTTGCTACTGATAAAGTTGGAGCCTGGGTCTCAAGCCCACCTTTGGTGTACCTTTGCCACACGGTACTGTATGCGTGCCAGCTAGAAGGAGGGTGAGGGATTCCTTACAGTCTGAGAATGAATGTGTGTGAGTGAGGCGGTATCCACATTCTCAACTTCAAGTCATTGCAGTttctttttcccagaaaaaaaggGGTTAGACATTGCATTTCATAAAACTAACTGAAGTTCTGTCTACTGATGCAGCACAAGAgttgtaagaagaaaaaaaaaaaggaaagacgctctttaggttttgttttttggggtttttttctttttctttttttttttttttctttttttttaattctagggAAAACACTGACGAATGGTCAGAGCTCCCATCCTGATCTTTTCATCAAGGCGCCTTTCCTCATAATATGGTTCAACTGTGAATGTAgaagtgggggg
This portion of the Vicugna pacos chromosome 16, VicPac4, whole genome shotgun sequence genome encodes:
- the KPNB1 gene encoding importin subunit beta-1; protein product: MELITILEKTVSPDRLELEAAQKFLERAAVENLPTFLVELSRVLANPGNSQVARVAAGLQIKNSLTSKDPDIKAQYQQRWLAIDANARREVKNYVLQTLGTETYRPSSASQCVAGIACAEIPVNQWPELIPQLVANVTNPNSTEHMKESTLEAIGYICQDIDPEQLQDKSNEILTAIIQGMRKEEPSNNVKLAATNALLNSLEFTKANFDKESERHFIMQVVCEATQCPDTRVRVAALQNLVKIMSLYYQYMETYMGPALFAITIEAMKSDIDEVALQGIEFWSNVCDEEMDLAIEASEAAEQGRPPEHTSKFYAKGALQYLVPILTQTLTKQDENDDDDDWNPCKAAGVCLMLLATCCEDDIVPHVLPFIKEHIKNPDWRYRDAAVLAFGSILEGPEPNQLKPLVIQAMPTLVELMKDPSVVVRDTTAWTVGRICELLPEAAINDVYLTPLLQCLIEGLSAEPRVASNVCWAFSSLAEAAYEAADVADDQEEPATYCLSSSFELIVQKLLETTDRPDGHQNNLRSSAYESLMEIVKNSAKDCYPAVQKTTLVIMERLQQVLQMESHIQSTSDRIQFNDLQSLLCATLQNVLRKVQHQDALQISDVVMASLLRMFQSTAGSGGVQEDALMAVSTLVEVLGGEFLKYMEAFKPFLGIGLKNYAEYQVCLAAVGLVGDLCRALQSNILPFCDEVMQLLLENLGNENVHRSVKPQILSVFGDIALAIGGEFKKYLEVVLNTLQQASQAQVDKSDYDMVDYLNELREGCLEAYTGIVQGLKGDQENVHPDVMLVQPRVEFILSFIDHIAGDEDHTDGVVACAAGLIGDLCTAFGKDVLKLVEARPMIHELLTEGRRSKTNKAKTLATWATKELRKLKNQA